A window of Campylobacter pinnipediorum subsp. pinnipediorum contains these coding sequences:
- a CDS encoding Cj0069 family protein, whose amino-acid sequence MKKVFVIEYSKGTDKGFDGFRPDTKPILNAIKEFTKLDTEIVFYVPDKKDKLFEYLKENALHIISRINPGNLKEVDEYFQFLKKLSDEGVVVHTHPDVMKNLDLKDILEKLKLTAMGEESTKFYQNYKEFKAELPEILKREKIRVLKTNYGSTGEGVYLVKLNDDESITCTEAVNNKKENFKSLDDFITNFKNNFEEEDPNAVYFKGKKGFVSCKYLKRISEGEIRVLLIKEKPVSIVHKKPKEGEFSATLFSGAKYQYDKPDDPKWSGVLALSQQGIKDIKPYLEGFDYPLLWTLDYILDYDKDGNDVYVLSEINCSCVGITTELQYAQDVAKQLIK is encoded by the coding sequence ATGAAAAAAGTTTTTGTTATAGAGTACAGCAAGGGAACAGATAAAGGTTTTGATGGTTTTAGACCTGATACTAAGCCTATTTTAAATGCAATAAAAGAATTTACAAAACTAGATACAGAGATAGTTTTTTATGTTCCAGATAAAAAAGACAAATTATTTGAATATCTAAAAGAAAATGCCTTACATATAATAAGCCGGATAAATCCAGGTAATTTAAAAGAAGTTGATGAGTATTTTCAGTTTTTAAAAAAACTAAGTGATGAAGGTGTAGTTGTACATACTCATCCAGATGTTATGAAAAATTTAGACTTAAAAGATATATTAGAAAAGCTAAAATTGACAGCAATGGGTGAAGAAAGCACTAAATTTTATCAAAACTACAAAGAGTTTAAAGCTGAATTACCAGAAATTTTAAAAAGAGAAAAAATAAGAGTTTTGAAGACAAATTATGGCTCAACCGGAGAAGGTGTTTATCTTGTAAAATTAAATGACGATGAAAGTATAACTTGCACAGAAGCTGTTAATAATAAAAAAGAAAACTTTAAAAGTTTAGACGATTTTATAACTAACTTTAAAAATAATTTTGAAGAAGAAGATCCAAATGCAGTATATTTTAAAGGTAAAAAAGGCTTTGTAAGCTGCAAATATCTAAAAAGAATTAGTGAGGGTGAAATAAGAGTACTTTTAATTAAAGAAAAGCCGGTTTCAATAGTTCATAAAAAACCGAAAGAAGGCGAGTTTTCTGCTACTCTTTTCTCGGGTGCAAAATACCAATATGACAAGCCAGATGATCCAAAATGGTCTGGTGTGCTAGCATTATCACAGCAAGGTATAAAAGACATAAAACCTTATTTAGAAGGTTTTGATTATCCTTTACTTTGGACTTTAGATTATATTCTTGATTATGATAAAGATGGGAATGATGTTTATGTTTTAAGCGAGATAAACTGTTCTTGCGTTGGTATAACAACAGAACTTCAATATGCACAAGATGTTGCAAAACAACTTATAAAATAA
- a CDS encoding sigma-54-dependent transcriptional regulator: MNIAIVEDDINMRKSLEISLSEFQELNIKTYKNANEALKKLDDSIDLIITDINMPGIDGIEFIKQLENKYDVIIMTGNATLNRAIESVRLGVKDFLTKPFDINTLYETIKRVKLEREKIKSVKKIKNIKTNDDFINPSEALKKVLNIALKAAKTDTSIMIMGESGAGKEVFAKYIHKNSNRKDKPFVAINMAAIPENLIESELFGYEKGAFTDAIAQKIGQFELANGGTLFLDEIGEMPINLQPKLLRALQEREITRLGSLKSIKVDVRILCATNANLQNLIEDGKFRQDLYYRLNTIPILIPPLKDRKEEIIPISKKTLENICKKYSLEEKELSEEAMEELLSYDYPGNIRELISIIERAAILSEDRYIKADDLFIQSRKKKEISEIKKDFFVDVISSVDFNLNEASSILNLSTEDIKKLIKKYNLKEY, encoded by the coding sequence ATGAATATAGCAATAGTTGAAGATGATATAAATATGAGAAAATCTCTTGAAATTAGTCTTAGTGAATTTCAAGAGTTAAATATCAAAACTTATAAAAATGCAAACGAAGCTTTAAAAAAACTAGATGATAGCATAGACCTAATAATAACAGATATAAATATGCCAGGAATTGATGGTATTGAGTTTATCAAACAGCTAGAAAATAAATATGATGTTATTATCATGACCGGAAATGCCACATTAAATAGAGCAATAGAAAGTGTAAGACTTGGGGTTAAGGACTTTTTAACAAAACCATTTGATATAAACACGCTATACGAAACAATAAAAAGGGTGAAATTAGAGCGTGAAAAAATAAAATCTGTAAAAAAAATCAAAAATATAAAAACAAATGATGATTTTATAAATCCATCTGAAGCTTTAAAGAAAGTTTTAAACATAGCATTAAAAGCAGCTAAAACAGATACAAGCATAATGATAATGGGCGAAAGTGGTGCCGGGAAAGAAGTTTTTGCAAAATACATACATAAAAACTCAAACAGAAAAGATAAGCCTTTTGTTGCAATAAACATGGCAGCAATACCTGAAAATCTAATAGAAAGTGAACTATTTGGATATGAAAAAGGCGCTTTTACAGATGCAATAGCTCAAAAAATAGGTCAATTTGAATTAGCAAATGGAGGAACACTATTTTTAGATGAGATAGGAGAAATGCCTATAAATTTGCAACCAAAATTACTAAGAGCTTTACAAGAAAGAGAAATAACAAGACTTGGCAGCTTAAAAAGCATAAAAGTAGATGTTAGAATTTTATGTGCAACAAATGCAAACTTACAAAACTTAATAGAAGATGGAAAATTTAGACAAGATTTGTATTATAGACTAAACACTATACCAATACTTATACCACCACTAAAAGATAGAAAAGAAGAGATAATACCAATCTCTAAAAAAACTTTGGAAAATATTTGCAAAAAATATAGCCTAGAAGAAAAAGAACTTAGCGAAGAAGCTATGGAAGAATTACTTAGTTATGATTATCCTGGAAATATAAGAGAACTTATATCCATCATAGAAAGAGCAGCTATACTAAGCGAAGATAGATATATAAAAGCAGATGATTTGTTTATCCAAAGTAGAAAGAAAAAAGAGATAAGTGAGATAAAAAAAGACTTTTTTGTAGATGTTATAAGTAGTGTTGATTTTAATTTAAACGAGGCATCTTCTATTTTAAACTTAAGCACTGAAGATATAAAAAAACTAATAAAAAAATACAATTTAAAGGAGTATTGA
- a CDS encoding aspartate-semialdehyde dehydrogenase: MKKFNIAVVGATGAVGEEIFNVLEEVNFPVGELLPLASAKSAGSEIIFHGKSYKVKELTETSFEEHEIDIAFFSAGGSVSSKFAPLAAASGAVVIDNTSHFRMDADVPLVVPECNPADINAWQERGIIANPNCSTIQMVQILKPLDDVFDIARVDVATYQAASGAGKEGMKELVTQMQKFFEFKLRECEPKVFAHQLALNLIPHIDVFLDNDYTKEEIKMVNETQKILHKNIEVSATCVRVPVLRSHSEAITIHFRNSVNANKARDILRDAPSVVVLDEPSKKEYPMPMISSDTNETYVGRIRVDNFRDNILHLWCCADQIRVGAATNAVRIAQKWIELPENN; the protein is encoded by the coding sequence ATGAAGAAATTTAATATTGCTGTTGTCGGTGCAACTGGAGCTGTTGGAGAAGAAATTTTTAATGTTTTAGAAGAGGTAAATTTTCCTGTTGGCGAGTTGTTGCCGCTTGCTAGTGCAAAAAGTGCAGGAAGCGAGATAATTTTTCACGGTAAAAGTTATAAAGTAAAAGAACTTACAGAAACTAGCTTTGAAGAACACGAGATAGATATAGCATTTTTTAGCGCTGGTGGTTCGGTTTCATCAAAATTTGCACCTCTTGCAGCAGCTAGCGGAGCTGTTGTTATTGATAATACTAGCCATTTTAGAATGGATGCCGATGTGCCTTTGGTTGTTCCTGAGTGCAACCCAGCTGATATAAATGCCTGGCAAGAAAGAGGAATTATAGCAAATCCAAATTGCTCTACTATTCAAATGGTGCAAATTTTAAAACCTCTTGATGATGTTTTTGATATAGCACGTGTTGATGTTGCTACATATCAAGCAGCAAGTGGCGCAGGTAAAGAGGGTATGAAAGAGTTAGTAACCCAAATGCAAAAGTTTTTTGAATTTAAACTTAGAGAGTGCGAGCCTAAGGTTTTTGCTCATCAGCTTGCTTTAAATTTAATACCACATATAGATGTTTTTCTTGATAATGATTACACAAAAGAAGAAATAAAGATGGTAAATGAAACACAAAAGATACTTCATAAAAATATTGAAGTATCGGCTACTTGCGTTCGTGTTCCTGTTCTTAGAAGTCACTCAGAAGCCATCACTATACACTTTAGAAATTCAGTAAATGCCAATAAGGCTAGAGATATTTTAAGAGATGCTCCAAGTGTTGTTGTGTTAGATGAACCAAGCAAAAAAGAATATCCTATGCCTATGATTTCAAGCGACACTAATGAAACTTATGTTGGTAGAATTAGAGTTGACAACTTCCGTGATAATATTTTACATTTATGGTGTTGTGCTGACCAAATCCGTGTAGGTGCTGCCACTAATGCGGTAAGAATAGCCCAAAAATGGATAGAATTGCCCGAGAACAATTAA
- a CDS encoding flagellin, with amino-acid sequence MRITNQWKYAQTMYDYQRGMQGVQKHHMQLSSGLKIQKSYEAAGTYSDAMRLDYEITTLEQVTEATSKSQNFSKNSDKSLQEFSKQLENFKVKLVQAASDIHNTTSLGAIANDLEGIKNHLMNIANTSINGQFLFSGSAVDTKPISQNGSYNGNEENMTTISGSKIDIPFNLNGFDLFLGKDNDYHKTITTNVRLADQTKPDANENPKYLNEESTIKNLIGLNYVKNKDTLNEDHDFVDKNIKFPDTYFYLQGTKTDGTTFTSKFSLTADATMRGFMDKIGQEFGNTATSKVVDVNINNDGQIVVKDLTKGSQNLNMSLVGATQIVDKKDGLPGNAANDPADVKDFVELEKNFKNNSIHITNFTKNIYKDENGKTVDSFDFDKVRLEKKDNTLTTNVSQVNRFTGEFAKDSTRLSEVAGAESLYPHIRNKPDGYNIDGEKINLKINSRNGVKYDITVNLGKKNPSGPVSFSIQDTNPDIGKKGTTITVYNSDEFGQYPTQTDDFTYRQLMDIIGMVASDNIPEQKNLEKDIKIATEDGLEKRKENYDEYKRSIDKSKGAIDVNLDHRGKIVVTDKTQSVTNIDVAIYNDKESGKFFGDSTGSTKDKAQGKGSIFSFMQNNAQAIDEPSIDVFKDLEKMIYAVRNGIRRSDSKNEDPRNNGIQGAIERIDHIMDHINKEKVKIGSYTNLLKETNERASLMKVNVASVKSEVIDADYAESYLSLTQKMMGYQAMLQATSKINQLSLLNYM; translated from the coding sequence ATGAGAATAACAAACCAGTGGAAATATGCCCAAACTATGTATGATTATCAGCGAGGAATGCAAGGTGTTCAAAAGCACCATATGCAACTTTCAAGTGGTTTAAAAATACAAAAATCATATGAAGCAGCTGGAACATACAGTGATGCTATGAGACTTGATTACGAAATTACTACTTTAGAACAAGTGACCGAAGCTACATCAAAATCTCAAAATTTTTCAAAAAATTCTGACAAATCATTGCAAGAATTTAGCAAACAACTTGAAAATTTCAAAGTTAAATTAGTTCAAGCGGCTAGTGATATACACAACACAACATCACTTGGAGCTATAGCGAATGACTTAGAAGGTATAAAAAATCACCTTATGAATATAGCTAACACTTCTATAAATGGTCAATTTTTATTTTCTGGAAGTGCTGTTGATACAAAACCAATAAGCCAAAATGGTAGCTACAATGGAAATGAAGAAAATATGACAACGATTTCTGGTTCAAAAATTGATATACCTTTTAATTTAAATGGATTTGATCTATTTTTAGGAAAAGACAATGACTATCATAAAACTATAACAACTAATGTCAGGCTTGCAGATCAAACGAAGCCTGATGCAAATGAAAATCCAAAGTATCTAAATGAAGAAAGCACTATTAAAAACCTAATAGGTTTAAACTATGTAAAAAATAAGGATACACTAAATGAAGATCATGATTTTGTTGATAAAAATATAAAATTTCCAGATACTTATTTTTATCTTCAAGGAACAAAAACAGATGGGACAACATTTACAAGTAAGTTTTCTTTGACCGCTGATGCCACAATGCGTGGTTTTATGGACAAAATAGGACAAGAGTTTGGAAACACAGCGACAAGCAAAGTTGTAGATGTAAATATAAACAATGATGGTCAAATAGTTGTAAAAGATTTAACTAAGGGTAGTCAGAATTTAAACATGAGTCTTGTAGGCGCTACTCAAATAGTGGACAAGAAAGACGGATTACCCGGTAATGCAGCAAATGATCCAGCGGATGTAAAAGATTTTGTGGAATTAGAAAAAAATTTTAAAAATAATTCAATACATATTACTAATTTTACAAAAAACATCTATAAAGATGAAAATGGGAAAACGGTAGATAGTTTTGATTTTGATAAAGTAAGATTAGAAAAAAAAGACAATACTCTAACAACAAATGTAAGCCAAGTAAACCGCTTTACTGGAGAATTTGCCAAAGACTCAACTAGGCTAAGTGAGGTTGCTGGTGCAGAAAGTTTATATCCACATATAAGAAATAAGCCGGATGGATACAATATAGATGGTGAAAAAATAAATCTAAAGATAAATTCAAGAAACGGCGTAAAATATGATATAACAGTCAACCTAGGTAAAAAAAATCCTAGTGGCCCTGTTAGTTTTTCAATACAAGATACAAATCCAGATATCGGAAAAAAAGGAACAACGATAACTGTTTACAACTCAGATGAATTTGGACAATACCCAACACAAACTGATGATTTTACTTATAGACAACTAATGGATATCATAGGAATGGTTGCAAGCGATAATATACCTGAACAAAAAAATTTAGAAAAAGATATCAAAATAGCAACCGAAGATGGTCTAGAAAAAAGAAAAGAAAACTACGATGAATACAAAAGAAGCATAGATAAGTCAAAAGGTGCTATAGATGTTAATCTAGATCACAGAGGAAAAATTGTAGTAACAGACAAAACACAATCCGTTACAAATATAGATGTTGCTATATATAATGACAAAGAAAGTGGTAAATTTTTTGGTGATAGCACCGGAAGCACAAAGGATAAAGCACAGGGCAAAGGATCAATTTTTAGCTTTATGCAAAATAATGCACAAGCGATAGACGAACCATCTATAGATGTATTTAAAGATTTGGAAAAAATGATTTATGCTGTAAGAAATGGGATTCGAAGAAGTGATTCTAAAAATGAAGACCCTAGAAACAACGGAATCCAAGGCGCAATAGAAAGAATAGATCATATAATGGATCATATAAATAAAGAAAAAGTAAAAATAGGCTCTTATACAAATTTATTAAAAGAGACAAACGAAAGAGCTAGCTTGATGAAAGTAAATGTTGCTAGCGTGAAAAGCGAGGTTATAGATGCTGATTATGCAGAGTCTTACCTAAGCTTAACTCAAAA
- a CDS encoding BON domain-containing protein, whose protein sequence is MPASNVATVYDAYSISKDQRGIYSIAKDKLIKTKIQAKIFATKGLNSLDLEVESFYSNVYLIGLIESEKYRNTLINLAKNTSGVEKIYTYLRLKQKNYHCNNLAILTNLKKELFTDKKINATQIRVSVVGCDVVFSGIIESKKQEEYAIWYAKHIQSVKNVYSFLRLLN, encoded by the coding sequence ATGCCTGCATCTAATGTAGCAACAGTATATGATGCATACTCTATCTCTAAAGATCAAAGAGGAATTTATTCTATTGCGAAAGATAAATTAATTAAAACTAAAATTCAAGCAAAAATATTTGCAACTAAAGGTTTAAATAGCTTAGATTTGGAAGTAGAGTCTTTTTATTCAAATGTATATCTTATAGGGCTTATTGAATCTGAAAAATATAGAAATACACTCATAAATTTAGCAAAAAATACAAGTGGTGTTGAAAAAATATATACATATTTAAGACTAAAACAAAAAAACTATCATTGTAACAACTTAGCTATTTTAACAAATCTAAAAAAAGAACTTTTTACAGATAAAAAAATAAATGCAACACAAATAAGGGTAAGTGTTGTTGGTTGCGATGTTGTATTTAGTGGAATCATTGAGTCAAAAAAACAAGAAGAATATGCAATTTGGTATGCAAAACATATACAAAGTGTTAAAAATGTATACTCTTTTTTAAGATTGCTTAACTAA
- the gyrA gene encoding DNA gyrase subunit A, with amino-acid sequence MEENILNQTQDIEIIDIEDSIKASYLDYSMSVIIGRALPDARDGLKPVHRRILYAMHKLGVRSSAKYVKSARIVGDVIGKYHPHGDTAVYDALVRMAQSFSMRYPSVDGQGNFGSIDGDSAAAMRYTEAKMTKLSEDILSDIEKETVDFIPNYDGSEIEPDVLPSRIPNLLLNGSSGIAVGMATNIPPHSLDELIDGLLLVLDNKDASLEEVMQHIKGPDFPTGGIIFGKKGIIEAYRTGRGRVKVRAKTHIEKKPNKDVIVIDELPYQTNKARLIEQIADLVKDKQIDGISEVRDESDREGIRVVIELKRDAMSDIVLNNLFKSTTMETTFGVIMLAIDNKEPKVFTLIELLKLFLNHRKTIIIRRTIFDLEKAKARAHILEGLKIALDNIDAVINLIRSSPDTQTAREGLMSSFGLSRLQADAILDMRLSKLTGLEREKLENELKELMAEIKKLSEILKSETLLEEIIKEELKEIKNKFKVPRITEIVDDYDDIDIEDLIPNENMVVTITHRGYIKRVPSKQYEKQRRGGKGKLAVTTYDDDFIESFFTSNTHDTLMFVTDRGQLYWLKVYKIPEGSRTAKGKAVVNLVQLQPDEKIKAIIPTTDFDESKSLAFFTKNGVVKRTNLSEFKNIRSIGVKAINLDENDELVTALIVEGDGVDLSFEDENTEDGVESQDESKMLFIVTKKGMCLKFNVHKVRQMGRTARGVTGIKFKEQNDEVVGAAVIENNSQEILSISQKGIGKRTTADEYRLTNRGGKGVICMKLTGRTGDLVGVVMVDDDMDLMTLTTSGKMIRVDMQSIRKAGRNTSGVIVVNVDGDEVVSIASCPKTESTESDEDIIDDETLNLE; translated from the coding sequence ATGGAAGAAAATATTTTAAATCAAACCCAAGATATTGAAATCATAGATATTGAAGATTCTATAAAAGCAAGTTATCTTGATTATTCTATGAGTGTTATTATAGGTCGTGCTTTACCTGATGCTAGAGACGGTTTAAAACCTGTTCATAGAAGAATCTTATATGCTATGCACAAATTAGGTGTAAGAAGTAGTGCAAAATATGTAAAATCAGCAAGAATTGTTGGAGATGTTATAGGTAAATACCATCCGCACGGAGATACAGCTGTATATGATGCATTAGTAAGAATGGCTCAAAGCTTTTCTATGCGCTATCCAAGTGTTGATGGACAAGGAAACTTTGGTTCTATAGATGGCGATAGTGCAGCGGCTATGCGTTATACGGAAGCAAAGATGACAAAGCTATCAGAAGATATATTAAGTGATATAGAAAAAGAGACTGTTGATTTTATACCAAATTATGATGGTAGTGAGATAGAGCCTGATGTTTTACCTAGTAGAATTCCAAATTTATTATTAAATGGTTCAAGCGGTATAGCTGTTGGTATGGCTACAAATATTCCGCCTCACAGCTTAGATGAACTAATAGATGGCCTTTTGCTAGTTCTTGATAACAAAGATGCTAGTTTAGAAGAAGTTATGCAACATATAAAAGGACCAGATTTTCCAACCGGTGGTATAATATTTGGTAAAAAAGGCATCATAGAAGCATATAGGACAGGTAGAGGTCGTGTTAAGGTAAGAGCAAAAACACACATAGAAAAAAAACCAAACAAAGATGTTATAGTAATAGATGAACTTCCTTATCAAACAAACAAAGCAAGGCTTATAGAACAAATAGCTGATTTAGTAAAAGATAAACAAATAGATGGAATTAGCGAAGTTAGAGATGAGAGTGATAGAGAAGGTATAAGGGTAGTTATAGAGCTTAAGCGCGATGCTATGAGTGATATTGTATTAAATAACTTATTTAAATCTACAACAATGGAAACTACTTTTGGTGTAATAATGCTTGCTATTGACAACAAAGAGCCAAAAGTATTTACCCTGATAGAACTTTTAAAACTTTTCTTAAATCATAGAAAAACTATAATAATAAGAAGAACAATCTTTGACCTTGAAAAGGCAAAAGCAAGAGCACATATTCTAGAGGGTTTAAAAATAGCACTTGATAATATAGATGCTGTAATAAACTTGATACGCTCAAGTCCAGATACTCAAACAGCACGAGAAGGCTTGATGAGCAGCTTTGGACTTAGTAGATTACAAGCCGATGCAATACTTGATATGAGATTAAGTAAGCTAACAGGGCTTGAAAGAGAAAAACTAGAAAACGAACTAAAAGAACTTATGGCTGAGATAAAAAAACTTAGCGAAATTCTAAAAAGCGAAACATTGCTTGAAGAGATTATCAAAGAAGAATTAAAAGAGATAAAAAATAAATTCAAAGTTCCTAGAATTACAGAAATAGTTGATGACTATGATGATATAGATATAGAAGATTTAATACCTAATGAAAATATGGTTGTTACCATAACTCACCGCGGATATATAAAAAGAGTTCCTAGCAAACAATACGAAAAACAAAGAAGAGGTGGAAAAGGTAAATTAGCAGTCACTACTTATGATGATGATTTCATAGAAAGCTTCTTTACTAGCAACACTCATGATACACTAATGTTTGTTACTGACCGTGGTCAGCTTTACTGGTTAAAAGTATACAAAATCCCAGAAGGAAGCAGAACAGCAAAAGGCAAAGCCGTGGTAAATTTGGTTCAGCTTCAGCCTGATGAAAAAATAAAAGCTATCATACCAACAACTGATTTTGATGAAAGCAAATCACTTGCATTTTTTACAAAAAATGGTGTTGTAAAAAGAACAAATTTAAGCGAGTTTAAGAACATTCGTTCAATAGGCGTTAAAGCTATAAATTTAGATGAAAATGATGAGCTTGTAACAGCATTGATAGTTGAAGGAGATGGTGTTGATTTGTCATTTGAAGATGAAAATACAGAAGACGGTGTTGAAAGTCAAGATGAAAGCAAAATGCTATTTATCGTTACTAAAAAGGGTATGTGTCTTAAATTTAATGTTCACAAAGTTAGACAAATGGGCAGAACAGCTAGAGGTGTTACTGGTATTAAATTTAAAGAGCAAAATGATGAAGTTGTTGGCGCGGCTGTTATAGAAAATAATTCACAAGAGATATTAAGCATATCTCAAAAAGGTATAGGAAAACGAACAACAGCAGATGAATATAGACTAACAAATCGTGGTGGAAAGGGCGTTATTTGTATGAAACTTACAGGTAGGACTGGCGATCTTGTTGGTGTAGTTATGGTTGATGATGATATGGATCTTATGACTCTTACAACTAGTGGAAAAATGATAAGAGTTGATATGCAAAGTATACGCAAAGCCGGTAGAAATACAAGTGGTGTTATAGTTGTAAATGTAGATGGTGATGAAGTTGTAAGTATAGCAAGTTGTCCAAAAACAGAAAGCACAGAAAGTGATGAAGATATCATTGATGATGAAACTTTAAATTTGGAATAA
- a CDS encoding YaaA family protein, with translation MKILFSPSESKSNIDSDKKISKYCFVFEDLFNKRMEIVNIYNEFIKNSTEEELCKLFGLKTYNDSLRYDLFEKGCVRAILRYNGVGYKYLDYLNLDEYSQKYIDNNVLIFSNLFGPILAKDMIPEYKLKQGERIQKLNIEKFYKDNFSLYIDEFLKDEVVLDLRAGYYEKFYDIKKEYFSFKFIKNGKVVSHFAKAYRGILLKELASNNTNTKDELMNLNIEGLKLLEIRKIKSKNELIFEIIG, from the coding sequence ATGAAAATACTTTTTTCTCCCAGTGAAAGTAAAAGCAATATTGATAGTGATAAAAAGATAAGTAAATATTGCTTTGTTTTTGAAGATTTGTTTAATAAGAGAATGGAAATTGTAAACATATATAATGAATTTATAAAAAATAGCACTGAAGAAGAGTTGTGTAAGTTGTTTGGTTTAAAAACATACAATGATAGTTTAAGGTATGACTTATTTGAAAAAGGTTGTGTTAGGGCTATTTTAAGGTATAACGGTGTCGGATATAAATATTTGGATTATTTAAACTTGGATGAATATTCTCAAAAATATATAGATAATAATGTTTTAATATTTTCAAATTTATTTGGTCCAATTTTAGCAAAAGACATGATACCAGAATACAAGCTAAAACAAGGAGAAAGAATACAAAAATTAAATATAGAAAAATTTTACAAAGATAATTTTAGTTTATATATTGATGAATTTTTAAAAGATGAAGTTGTCTTGGATTTAAGAGCAGGGTATTATGAAAAATTTTATGATATAAAAAAAGAGTATTTTTCTTTTAAATTTATAAAAAACGGTAAGGTGGTTAGTCATTTTGCAAAAGCATATAGAGGAATTTTATTAAAAGAGTTAGCTAGTAACAATACAAATACTAAAGATGAGCTTATGAATTTAAATATTGAGGGTTTAAAGCTACTAGAAATAAGAAAGATAAAATCAAAAAATGAATTAATTTTTGAAATAATTGGCTAA
- a CDS encoding LPP20 family lipoprotein has protein sequence MKKITFLSAIVLVSFSACSFNGFFGEPTTIPSDIVIQKVDKDDLREVIKKEKMTFATEPIDISFNAVGEGIAPTNAISHAQALTLAKRAAIADAYSQLAGKLYGVKINSQDTVKDAMLKDSTITTKVQGLVKNASIVSEEFKNGLYKVNMTLNINKDKWHEIFAY, from the coding sequence ATGAAAAAAATAACTTTTTTATCAGCCATTGTTTTGGTTTCTTTTAGTGCATGCTCTTTTAATGGCTTTTTTGGAGAACCAACTACAATACCTAGTGATATTGTGATCCAAAAAGTAGATAAAGATGATTTAAGAGAAGTTATAAAAAAAGAAAAAATGACATTCGCTACAGAACCAATAGATATAAGTTTTAATGCAGTTGGTGAAGGTATAGCGCCCACAAATGCTATATCTCACGCACAAGCTCTAACACTTGCAAAAAGAGCAGCCATAGCAGATGCATACTCACAACTTGCAGGAAAATTATATGGAGTAAAAATCAACTCACAAGATACAGTAAAAGATGCTATGCTTAAAGATTCTACAATCACAACAAAAGTTCAAGGACTTGTAAAAAATGCCAGCATAGTAAGCGAAGAGTTTAAAAATGGACTTTATAAAGTAAATATGACACTAAATATAAATAAAGACAAGTGGCACGAAATTTTTGCTTATTAA
- a CDS encoding HU family DNA-binding protein, with protein MKKADFVQAVAEKTGLSKKDSLKAVDSTLEVITEALVGGDSISFIGFGTFSTADRAARQARVPGTKKVIDVPASKAVKFKVGKKLKEVVAASVKKTKKK; from the coding sequence ATGAAAAAAGCTGATTTTGTTCAAGCTGTTGCTGAGAAAACTGGACTATCTAAAAAAGATTCTCTAAAAGCTGTTGATTCTACACTAGAAGTTATAACAGAAGCTTTGGTAGGTGGTGATAGTATTAGTTTTATAGGATTTGGTACATTTAGTACTGCTGATAGAGCTGCTAGACAAGCTAGAGTTCCTGGAACTAAAAAAGTTATAGATGTTCCTGCTAGCAAAGCTGTTAAATTTAAAGTTGGAAAAAAATTAAAAGAAGTAGTTGCAGCTAGCGTTAAAAAAACTAAGAAAAAATAA